One window of the Chthoniobacterales bacterium genome contains the following:
- a CDS encoding efflux RND transporter periplasmic adaptor subunit, whose protein sequence is MQSRFFPFAAAALLLLTGCPKPQKPQPPEFTVPVAPPVQKSVPVVREWVGLTYGMVNADILAQVSGYLVSQDYVDGSLVKKGQLLFQIDPRPFKAALDQASGQLEQAQALLIRDEANAKRAVDLLAKNVISREQYDDQIQSFESSKAAVSAAQAAVEQARLNLEFTSITAPVDGLAGIAKAQVGNLIGPSSGTLTTVTMVDPIKVRFFVSENEYISYIKPYFGDPAHLLKVSQRGGLGLQIMLSDQTIYPQPGRLLAINNQVSQNTGSLQAEAEFANPGNLLRTGQFARVRGVTSWVKDALLVPQRAINDLQGKSQIAVVGPDGKVDLRIVETGPTYASMQVVTDGLKPGENVVVEGMQKLRQGMTVKTTPWKMPPGFAEDPTLPAPVEPEDTDFQRLPPEAALEGAPAPAEPVVPPTPAPTPSPAASPAPGA, encoded by the coding sequence ATGCAGTCACGATTTTTCCCCTTCGCCGCGGCAGCCTTGCTCCTGCTGACCGGCTGCCCGAAACCCCAGAAGCCTCAACCGCCCGAATTCACCGTTCCCGTTGCCCCGCCGGTGCAGAAAAGTGTGCCCGTCGTCCGGGAATGGGTCGGACTGACCTACGGCATGGTCAATGCCGACATCCTCGCGCAGGTATCCGGCTACCTCGTGTCGCAAGATTACGTGGACGGCTCGCTGGTCAAGAAAGGCCAGTTGCTTTTCCAGATTGACCCGCGTCCGTTCAAAGCCGCGCTTGATCAGGCCTCGGGACAGCTCGAGCAGGCGCAGGCCCTGCTCATCCGCGACGAAGCCAACGCCAAGCGCGCGGTGGACCTGTTGGCGAAAAACGTCATAAGCCGCGAGCAATACGACGACCAGATCCAGAGCTTCGAATCGAGCAAGGCGGCGGTGTCCGCGGCACAAGCAGCCGTGGAACAGGCGCGCCTGAACCTCGAATTCACCAGCATCACCGCGCCGGTCGATGGTTTGGCGGGGATCGCCAAGGCCCAGGTGGGCAACCTCATCGGACCGTCCTCCGGCACGCTCACCACTGTGACCATGGTCGATCCGATCAAAGTGCGGTTCTTCGTCAGCGAGAACGAATACATCAGCTACATCAAACCTTACTTCGGAGATCCCGCGCATCTCTTGAAGGTATCGCAGCGCGGCGGGCTCGGTTTGCAGATCATGCTGAGCGATCAGACGATTTACCCGCAGCCCGGCCGCCTTCTGGCGATCAACAACCAAGTAAGCCAGAATACCGGATCGCTGCAGGCCGAGGCCGAGTTTGCGAACCCCGGTAACCTCCTCCGCACCGGCCAGTTCGCCCGCGTGCGCGGCGTCACCAGCTGGGTGAAAGACGCGCTCCTCGTCCCGCAGCGCGCGATCAACGATCTCCAAGGCAAATCCCAGATCGCCGTTGTCGGCCCGGACGGAAAAGTCGATTTGCGCATCGTGGAGACCGGTCCGACTTACGCGTCGATGCAGGTGGTGACCGACGGGCTCAAGCCGGGTGAAAACGTTGTCGTCGAGGGAATGCAGAAGCTGCGCCAGGGAATGACGGTGAAAACCACTCCGTGGAAGATGCCGCCCGGATTCGCCGAGGATCCCACCTTGCCGGCTCCCGTCGAACCGGAAGATACGGATTTCCAGCGATTGCCGCCCGAGGCCGCCCTCGAGGGAGCGCCCGCTCCTGCCGAGCCCGTCGTGCCGCCCACGCCCGCTCCGACACCGTCGCCTGCAGCATCACCTGCGCCCGGCGCCTGA
- a CDS encoding multidrug efflux RND transporter permease subunit has protein sequence MPQFFINRPIVAMVIAIITVIVGLVSMAGLPVAQYPNIVPPQIQVMATYVGADALTVEQSVATPIEQQVNGVDNMEYMYSINANNGQMTLNVFFGVQTDATTDQILTQMRQSQAVSQLPAAVSNYGVTVQKSTSAPLLLFSLYSPNDEFDATFLANYAYININNELGRVQGISQVSIFGAGQYAMRIWVRPDQLAKLDVTTDEIVAAVRSQNRVNPAGKVGAPPVPQGQEFAKSVITQGYLTTIEEFGNIIVRANQDGSTLLLKDVAEIQLGAQNYNLQGRFNGKPSAIIACYQTPGSNALDAAESAKKLMQQLSERFPPGLAYVESLDTTKAVTAGIEEIVKTLFEALLLVIVVVFVFLQGWRATLIPLLAVPVSLIGTFALFPLVGFSINTLSLFGLVLAIGLVVDDAIVVVEAVEHHIEQGMSPRDATIKAMQEVSGPVVAIALVLSSVFIPTIFIPGITGSLYQQFAVTIAISVCISAFNALSLSPALSALILRPKTGKTRGPLGVFYDWFNRVFGRATDNYVRLCGTAIRKLVISLGFLVVMGVLAGFFGKKLPPAFLPEEDQGYFYAGVQLPDASSMERTSQACKQIEQIMMNTPGVEYVTTVVGFNLLSTVQTTYNGFFFVTLKDWDQRTTPELQYKNIMRRINAQLAALPEGIAFAFSPPAIPGVGTSGGVNFVLQDRSGGSVDFLAQNTRVFIEAASKRPELERLNTTLLPSVPQIKMDVDREMAMTQGVPIDSAYNTLQTFLGGTMVNYFNRFGLQWQVYVQAAGEFRNSIEKAGQFYVRNGEGKSVPLSALITSKPRYGPEFTMRFNMYRSAQINANAAPGYSANQAMAALEEVFAQTMPKEMSYNYLGMSFQEKQAAEGVSPAVIFALALVFVFLILAAQYESWSLPFSVLLGTPIAVFGAFFALWGRSMDNNIYAQIGLIMLIGLAAKNAILIVEFCKSEYEGGKNLFDAALAGARVRLRPILMTAFAFILGCVPLWTATGSGAISRQTMGTAVIGGMLAATLFAIFIIPVTFYVVEKLSGSKPGESGTEASPK, from the coding sequence ATGCCGCAGTTCTTCATCAACCGTCCGATCGTGGCGATGGTCATCGCCATCATCACGGTCATCGTCGGCTTGGTTTCCATGGCCGGGCTGCCGGTCGCGCAATACCCGAACATCGTTCCCCCGCAGATCCAGGTTATGGCGACCTACGTGGGTGCCGACGCGCTCACTGTCGAACAATCGGTGGCCACGCCGATCGAGCAGCAGGTCAACGGCGTGGACAACATGGAATACATGTATTCCATCAACGCGAACAACGGGCAGATGACGCTGAACGTTTTCTTTGGCGTCCAGACCGACGCGACGACCGACCAGATTCTCACGCAGATGCGCCAGAGTCAGGCCGTCTCGCAATTGCCCGCGGCAGTTTCCAATTACGGCGTGACCGTGCAGAAAAGCACGTCGGCCCCGCTGCTGCTCTTCTCGCTTTATTCGCCCAACGACGAGTTCGACGCGACCTTCCTCGCCAACTACGCCTACATCAACATCAACAACGAACTCGGCCGCGTGCAGGGCATCTCGCAGGTCTCGATTTTCGGAGCCGGCCAATACGCGATGCGCATCTGGGTGCGCCCCGACCAGCTGGCCAAACTTGATGTCACCACCGACGAGATCGTCGCTGCCGTGCGCTCTCAGAACCGCGTCAATCCGGCGGGCAAAGTCGGCGCGCCTCCCGTCCCGCAAGGCCAGGAGTTCGCCAAGTCGGTCATCACGCAGGGATATCTCACGACGATCGAGGAATTCGGCAACATCATCGTGCGTGCCAACCAGGACGGCTCGACGTTGCTGCTCAAGGACGTGGCGGAGATCCAGCTCGGCGCGCAGAACTACAACCTGCAAGGCCGCTTCAACGGGAAACCTTCGGCGATCATCGCCTGTTACCAGACGCCAGGCTCGAACGCGCTCGACGCAGCGGAGAGCGCAAAGAAATTGATGCAGCAGCTTTCGGAGCGCTTCCCGCCCGGGCTCGCCTACGTCGAGTCGCTCGACACGACCAAGGCGGTCACCGCCGGCATCGAGGAAATCGTCAAGACGCTCTTCGAGGCGCTGCTGCTTGTCATAGTCGTCGTCTTCGTTTTTCTCCAGGGCTGGCGCGCAACGCTCATCCCGCTGCTGGCCGTTCCGGTCTCGCTCATCGGAACGTTCGCCTTGTTCCCGCTCGTCGGTTTTTCCATCAACACGCTTTCGCTCTTCGGGCTCGTGCTGGCCATCGGCCTCGTCGTCGATGACGCCATCGTCGTGGTCGAGGCCGTGGAGCACCATATCGAGCAGGGGATGAGCCCGCGCGATGCCACGATCAAAGCCATGCAGGAAGTGTCCGGCCCCGTGGTCGCGATCGCACTCGTGCTTTCCTCGGTCTTCATCCCGACGATCTTCATTCCCGGCATCACCGGAAGTCTCTACCAGCAATTCGCCGTCACCATTGCCATCTCGGTCTGCATCTCGGCTTTCAACGCCCTTTCCCTCAGCCCGGCGCTTTCCGCGCTCATTCTCAGGCCCAAGACGGGAAAAACGCGCGGGCCGCTCGGCGTTTTCTACGACTGGTTCAACCGCGTGTTCGGACGCGCGACCGACAACTACGTGCGTCTCTGCGGCACCGCGATCCGCAAACTTGTCATCAGCCTCGGGTTCCTCGTCGTGATGGGGGTGCTGGCGGGATTCTTCGGCAAGAAGCTTCCGCCTGCGTTCCTGCCCGAAGAGGACCAGGGGTATTTTTACGCCGGCGTGCAACTGCCCGATGCCTCGTCGATGGAACGCACCAGCCAAGCGTGCAAACAGATCGAACAGATCATGATGAACACGCCCGGGGTGGAATATGTGACGACGGTCGTGGGCTTCAACCTTCTGAGCACGGTGCAGACGACATACAATGGATTTTTCTTCGTCACGCTCAAGGATTGGGATCAGCGCACCACGCCCGAGTTGCAATACAAGAACATCATGCGCCGGATCAACGCGCAGTTGGCCGCGTTGCCCGAAGGAATCGCGTTCGCCTTTTCGCCGCCGGCCATTCCCGGTGTCGGCACTTCGGGCGGTGTCAACTTCGTGCTGCAGGACCGCAGCGGGGGATCGGTCGATTTCCTCGCCCAAAACACGAGGGTGTTCATCGAGGCCGCATCCAAACGCCCGGAACTTGAACGCCTCAACACGACGCTGCTTCCGAGCGTCCCGCAGATCAAAATGGACGTCGATCGCGAGATGGCCATGACCCAGGGTGTTCCGATCGACAGCGCCTACAACACGCTGCAGACATTCCTGGGCGGCACGATGGTGAACTACTTCAACCGTTTCGGCCTGCAGTGGCAGGTCTATGTGCAGGCCGCCGGCGAGTTCCGCAATTCGATCGAGAAGGCCGGGCAGTTCTATGTTCGCAACGGCGAGGGAAAATCCGTTCCGCTTTCCGCGCTCATCACGTCCAAACCCCGCTACGGCCCGGAATTCACCATGCGCTTCAACATGTATCGTTCGGCGCAGATCAACGCCAATGCCGCGCCCGGCTACAGTGCAAACCAGGCGATGGCCGCCCTCGAAGAAGTCTTCGCCCAGACCATGCCGAAGGAAATGAGCTACAATTACCTGGGCATGTCGTTCCAGGAAAAGCAGGCGGCCGAAGGTGTGTCGCCCGCCGTCATTTTCGCCCTGGCCCTGGTCTTCGTGTTCCTCATCCTTGCCGCGCAATACGAAAGCTGGTCGCTTCCGTTCAGTGTCCTCCTCGGCACGCCCATCGCCGTCTTCGGCGCGTTCTTCGCGCTGTGGGGACGCTCGATGGACAACAACATCTACGCGCAGATCGGCCTCATCATGCTCATCGGCCTCGCGGCCAAGAACGCGATCCTTATCGTCGAGTTCTGCAAGTCGGAATACGAGGGCGGTAAAAATCTTTTCGATGCCGCGCTTGCAGGTGCGCGTGTCCGCCTTCGCCCGATCCTCATGACCGCCTTCGCCTTCATTCTCGGATGCGTCCCGTTGTGGACTGCCACCGGCTCGGGCGCGATCTCGCGCCAGACCATGGGCACAGCTGTCATAGGAGGCATGCTTGCCGCCACGCTGTTCGCCATTTTCATCATTCCGGTGACTTTCTACGTGGTGGAAAAATTGTCCGGATCGAAACCGGGCGAATCCGGGACAGAAGCTTCCCCAAAGTGA
- a CDS encoding zinc metallopeptidase: MNMSIYLLLIGVPLVLGLYAQMRVSGAFGKYKRVPATSGITGAQAAREILNAAKIHDVEVREINDMLGDHYDPMKKRLCLSSHVYNSPSVAALGIAAHECGHAIQHARAYAPLKWRMAIVPATQFASQILPLVIIGGFMFHISGLITIGIICYAVLAVFQLITLPVEYDASNRAKVILQQMGMVQPGGEAAGVNAVLNAAALTYVAAFVAALGNLAYLIMARRNE, encoded by the coding sequence ATGAACATGTCCATTTACCTTCTTCTTATCGGTGTCCCTTTGGTCCTGGGACTTTATGCCCAGATGCGCGTTTCGGGCGCGTTCGGCAAATACAAGAGAGTCCCGGCCACCTCGGGGATCACCGGTGCGCAGGCGGCTCGGGAGATTCTCAACGCGGCCAAAATCCACGATGTCGAGGTGCGGGAGATCAACGACATGCTCGGCGACCACTATGATCCGATGAAAAAGCGTCTCTGCCTTTCATCGCACGTTTACAACTCGCCGAGTGTTGCCGCTCTCGGGATCGCCGCGCACGAGTGCGGCCATGCCATCCAGCATGCGCGCGCCTACGCTCCCCTCAAATGGCGCATGGCCATCGTCCCCGCCACGCAGTTCGCCTCGCAGATCCTGCCGCTCGTGATCATCGGCGGTTTCATGTTCCATATCAGCGGACTCATCACCATAGGCATCATCTGCTACGCGGTGTTGGCCGTGTTCCAGCTCATCACGCTGCCGGTGGAATATGACGCGTCGAACCGCGCGAAAGTCATCCTCCAGCAAATGGGCATGGTCCAACCCGGCGGCGAAGCCGCGGGTGTGAATGCCGTGCTCAACGCCGCGGCGCTCACCTATGTTGCCGCCTTTGTCGCCGCGCTCGGCAACCTCGCGTATCTGATCATGGCCCGCCGGAATGAGTAA
- a CDS encoding tryptophan-rich sensory protein has translation MKSAPALVAWLALTFCAALTGIFIQPAGYYDELVKPAWSPPAWVFGPVWTVLYIMMAVAAWLVWQCGGWRKQSRPLGIYLVQLALNALWTPLFFGLRSPGLAFAEILVLCIFVILTLRAFFRVRPVAGWLLAPYGLWTGFAAALNFAIWRLQA, from the coding sequence GTGAAAAGCGCGCCGGCACTGGTCGCCTGGCTCGCATTGACATTCTGCGCGGCGCTCACAGGCATTTTCATCCAGCCGGCGGGCTATTACGACGAGCTGGTCAAACCTGCCTGGAGCCCGCCCGCGTGGGTCTTTGGTCCGGTATGGACAGTGCTTTACATCATGATGGCCGTCGCCGCTTGGCTCGTCTGGCAATGCGGCGGATGGCGGAAGCAGAGTCGTCCCTTGGGGATTTACCTCGTGCAGCTCGCGCTCAACGCGCTATGGACGCCCCTCTTCTTCGGTTTGCGCAGCCCGGGTTTGGCTTTCGCCGAGATTCTCGTCCTTTGCATTTTTGTCATTCTCACCCTGCGCGCCTTTTTCCGTGTGCGTCCCGTCGCCGGATGGCTGCTTGCGCCCTACGGGCTTTGGACGGGTTTTGCCGCCGCCTTGAATTTTGCCATCTGGCGCCTGCAGGCCTGA
- a CDS encoding alpha/beta fold hydrolase has product MKPRVVALHGFLGRGRDWDAVRAASSADLEWICPDLFAPGAPAIGEAPAFEAKAWLAGYSFGGRLALRWLMCEPQRWHGALLLSVNPGNFQTDEEREERRKSDDAWAAAFRSESWEKLMARWNAQQVFDGSGVLPRQERDFDRAKLAGALDRFSVAEEFTDTARLEGDFVWMAGGTDTKFRRLLEEMRVGGFPGSFFAVPRAGHRLLIDAPAAIAAAVDRLTA; this is encoded by the coding sequence GTGAAACCGCGCGTCGTTGCTTTGCACGGCTTTCTCGGCCGGGGAAGAGATTGGGATGCCGTGCGCGCTGCGTCATCTGCGGACCTCGAATGGATTTGTCCCGATTTGTTCGCGCCCGGTGCGCCGGCGATCGGCGAGGCGCCCGCGTTTGAGGCAAAGGCGTGGCTTGCGGGCTATTCGTTCGGGGGAAGGCTCGCCCTGCGGTGGCTGATGTGCGAGCCGCAGCGTTGGCACGGCGCGCTGCTGCTTTCGGTCAATCCGGGAAATTTCCAGACGGACGAGGAGCGTGAAGAGCGCAGAAAATCGGATGACGCTTGGGCGGCTGCGTTCCGGAGCGAATCGTGGGAAAAACTCATGGCACGCTGGAATGCGCAGCAAGTTTTTGATGGAAGCGGCGTCCTGCCACGCCAAGAAAGGGATTTCGACCGTGCCAAGCTCGCCGGGGCATTGGATAGGTTTTCCGTCGCGGAGGAGTTCACCGATACGGCCCGCCTCGAGGGAGACTTCGTTTGGATGGCCGGGGGAACCGACACAAAGTTCCGCCGGTTGCTCGAGGAAATGCGCGTCGGCGGTTTTCCCGGAAGCTTTTTTGCCGTCCCGCGCGCGGGTCACCGTCTGCTGATCGACGCCCCGGCCGCGATCGCTGCTGCCGTGGACCGGCTAACGGCTTGA
- a CDS encoding glycosyltransferase family 2 protein — MEALRSSMQQPTNDEKVAVVVPLFPRMPGLRKSLESLLSQSRRPDTVVLLDDGTSKEADTAAKTLDGIGTEIVQVPHGPLPAAVNHVAKHLSETDYIAFLQAGDAYAPARIERCLVEMRDAHAIRPPAVAVTALVAVDSRGENIPEEDRRSQFYDRLWEPGRCGIGLADWLGAGNFAGPLSNLFVRRAFLEGNPLPEDVPILVQWLTVLTGLRGLLTVIDEPLLRHYPGGGQPEHSASTATDLLRMQVKILKTLGDKLPDSPETRRNLVNYHRAAWQNISGVREDLFQQVVLCLAADADERLAERLTERISNALGALAMPARLEDLLTGGDAPDLAAYASALRRTREDLTKMRAENERLGKIAEAAKNSGWIRFGAWLGDRSARRMLEMDELAVSGLQAPDGKIQGGGKTRPKPVGRKQPSGDGTHTEKGAQGENDKNAKDENLGESQTRAAQTEEEGRP, encoded by the coding sequence ATGGAAGCACTGCGCAGCAGCATGCAACAGCCAACAAACGACGAAAAAGTAGCGGTCGTCGTGCCGCTCTTTCCGCGCATGCCGGGACTGCGCAAGTCGCTCGAGTCCCTGCTCTCCCAAAGCAGGCGGCCCGATACGGTGGTCCTGCTCGACGACGGAACAAGCAAAGAAGCGGATACCGCAGCAAAAACTCTCGACGGTATTGGCACTGAGATTGTGCAAGTTCCCCACGGCCCTCTGCCTGCCGCGGTCAACCACGTGGCCAAACACTTGTCGGAGACGGACTACATCGCCTTTCTGCAGGCAGGCGACGCTTATGCCCCGGCACGGATCGAGCGTTGCCTCGTCGAAATGCGCGACGCGCACGCCATACGCCCACCCGCGGTCGCCGTGACCGCCCTCGTCGCCGTGGACAGCCGCGGCGAAAACATTCCGGAGGAGGACCGGCGCAGCCAATTTTACGATCGTCTCTGGGAGCCGGGCAGGTGCGGCATTGGTCTGGCCGATTGGCTCGGCGCGGGAAACTTCGCCGGCCCGCTTTCCAATTTGTTCGTGCGCCGTGCCTTTCTCGAAGGCAATCCACTTCCCGAAGACGTGCCTATTTTGGTCCAGTGGTTGACGGTTTTGACCGGATTGCGAGGTCTTCTGACGGTCATCGACGAGCCTCTGCTCCGCCACTACCCGGGCGGCGGACAGCCCGAGCACTCCGCCAGCACGGCCACGGACCTGCTGCGCATGCAGGTCAAAATCCTGAAGACACTCGGGGACAAATTGCCGGACTCGCCCGAGACGCGCCGCAACCTCGTGAACTACCACCGCGCCGCATGGCAGAATATTTCCGGTGTCCGCGAAGACTTGTTCCAGCAAGTCGTCCTCTGCCTCGCCGCCGATGCGGACGAAAGGCTCGCGGAACGCCTCACCGAAAGAATTTCCAACGCACTCGGGGCACTCGCCATGCCCGCGCGGCTCGAGGATCTCCTGACGGGCGGAGACGCCCCCGACTTGGCCGCTTACGCCTCCGCCCTGCGGCGCACACGCGAAGATCTAACCAAGATGCGGGCAGAGAACGAACGGCTCGGGAAAATCGCCGAGGCCGCGAAAAATTCCGGGTGGATCCGCTTCGGCGCATGGCTGGGTGATCGCAGCGCACGCCGGATGCTCGAAATGGACGAACTCGCAGTGTCAGGCCTGCAGGCGCCAGATGGCAAAATTCAAGGCGGCGGCAAAACCCGTCCAAAGCCCGTAGGGCGCAAGCAGCCATCCGGCGACGGGACGCACACGGAAAAAGGCGCGCAGGGTGAGAATGACAAAAATGCAAAGGACGAGAATCTCGGCGAAAGCCAAACCCGGGCTGCGCAAACCGAAGAAGAGGGGCGTCCATAG
- a CDS encoding putative 4-mercaptohistidine N1-methyltransferase, which translates to MAAIYESDRLVREYLLFHYGEPEEVLPWKSGPRDALEFARRCVSELLNSSSLGRGSRALDLGCAVGRSAFELAGHCGEVIGIDFSRAFIAAAEQIRTAGNLDYEYTVEGARTARATAKIPAGIDADRVKFSVGDAMQLPEDLGAFDVVLAANLVCRLPDPAKFLARLPSLVKPGGQLLMTTPFTWLEEFAPKEKWIGGTQAAGSASELARILEPHFELKLSKDLPFLIREHARKYQWTVAWGTRWVRR; encoded by the coding sequence GTGGCGGCGATCTACGAAAGCGACCGGCTTGTCCGGGAATATCTTTTGTTCCACTACGGGGAGCCGGAGGAGGTTTTGCCGTGGAAGTCCGGACCGCGTGATGCGTTGGAATTTGCGCGGCGCTGCGTCAGCGAGTTGCTGAACTCATCCTCGCTGGGTCGCGGATCGCGGGCGCTGGATCTGGGCTGCGCGGTGGGAAGATCCGCTTTCGAACTTGCCGGTCATTGCGGCGAGGTGATCGGAATCGATTTCTCGCGCGCGTTCATTGCGGCGGCGGAACAAATCCGGACGGCCGGAAACTTGGATTACGAATATACCGTCGAGGGTGCCCGCACGGCGCGCGCCACGGCGAAAATTCCCGCGGGAATCGATGCCGACCGCGTGAAATTTTCCGTTGGCGATGCCATGCAACTGCCGGAGGATCTGGGGGCATTCGACGTGGTCCTCGCCGCGAATCTTGTCTGCCGCCTTCCGGATCCGGCGAAGTTCCTCGCCCGCCTGCCGTCGCTGGTCAAACCGGGCGGCCAGTTGCTGATGACCACGCCCTTCACCTGGCTGGAAGAGTTCGCGCCCAAGGAAAAGTGGATCGGCGGAACACAGGCTGCGGGAAGCGCGTCGGAACTCGCGCGCATCCTCGAGCCGCACTTCGAACTCAAGCTTTCCAAGGATCTGCCGTTTCTCATCCGCGAGCACGCGCGCAAATACCAATGGACCGTGGCTTGGGGAACACGATGGGTTCGACGATGA
- a CDS encoding aminopeptidase P family protein has translation MARLLCAPSPQSADMLYATGFQAPDPFLFLEHGGVKTIVLGDLEFDRGRRDARVDEILPLSELAREAGGNPSLPAIAVHLLRRFKVRRVDVPSDFPLGMARAIERAGVKVFAIEGHFWPERECKTAEEIRAVKHALHITKAGILRAVEVLRAAGIGRNGILRWNGKTLTSEIVRAESDAAVLRAGGVPDGTIVAGGRQACDPHERGHGPLRAHELIILDIFPRDARSGFFGDITRTVVRGRASDAQRCMWETVRAAQRLAISMIKPSVRGAEVHDAVKRFFADRGYPTGRKRGRWTGFFHGTGHGLGLDLHEEPRLAATTFRTGQVFTVEPGLYYPETGGVRHEDVVAVTRAGCERLSRVAVPLELH, from the coding sequence ATGGCCAGACTTCTTTGCGCGCCGAGCCCGCAATCCGCCGACATGCTTTACGCCACCGGCTTCCAGGCCCCGGATCCCTTTCTGTTCCTCGAGCACGGCGGGGTGAAGACCATCGTGCTCGGCGATCTCGAATTCGACCGCGGACGCCGCGATGCGCGCGTGGACGAGATTCTTCCGCTTTCGGAGCTGGCGCGCGAAGCCGGCGGGAATCCTTCGCTCCCGGCCATCGCCGTGCATTTGCTGCGGCGTTTCAAAGTGCGGCGTGTCGATGTGCCTTCCGATTTTCCCCTCGGAATGGCCCGTGCGATCGAGCGGGCGGGAGTCAAAGTCTTCGCGATCGAGGGACATTTCTGGCCCGAGCGCGAATGCAAAACCGCGGAGGAAATCCGCGCCGTCAAACATGCGTTGCACATCACCAAGGCGGGGATTCTTCGTGCCGTGGAAGTGCTGCGCGCGGCGGGCATCGGTCGGAACGGAATTCTTCGCTGGAACGGCAAAACGCTGACCAGCGAAATTGTCCGGGCCGAATCCGACGCCGCGGTTCTGCGGGCCGGTGGAGTGCCGGATGGGACGATCGTGGCGGGCGGGCGGCAGGCCTGCGACCCGCACGAGCGCGGTCACGGTCCGTTGCGCGCACACGAACTGATCATCCTCGATATTTTTCCCCGCGATGCGCGGAGCGGTTTTTTCGGCGACATCACGCGCACGGTGGTGCGGGGACGGGCTTCCGATGCACAGCGTTGCATGTGGGAAACCGTCCGTGCGGCGCAGCGACTCGCCATCAGCATGATCAAACCTTCGGTCCGCGGCGCGGAGGTGCATGATGCCGTGAAGCGTTTTTTTGCGGACCGCGGTTATCCGACCGGTCGCAAACGCGGCCGTTGGACCGGATTTTTCCACGGCACCGGACACGGACTCGGGTTGGATTTGCACGAGGAACCGCGGCTGGCCGCGACGACATTCCGGACCGGGCAGGTATTCACCGTGGAGCCGGGGCTTTATTATCCGGAGACAGGCGGTGTGCGCCACGAGGATGTCGTTGCCGTGACCCGAGCCGGCTGCGAGCGGCTCTCCCGGGTTGCGGTCCCCCTCGAGCTGCATTGA
- the thiD gene encoding bifunctional hydroxymethylpyrimidine kinase/phosphomethylpyrimidine kinase codes for MSKRAPAPPVALTIAGSDNSCGAGIQADLKTFTAFGVYGLTAVTCVVAEVPGRVEHVQAVKPGVLRSQIRMLFDAYPVVAVKTGMLYSRPLLRVVSEELADRIGRFHLVVDPVMVASSGDPLLKPDAVRAYEHELFPLADVITPNLDEAAVLLGRKIRTRHAMDAAARELHGKYRAAVLLKGGHLRGSRAVDVLCDRKEIQEFVLPFIPRRETHGSGCTLSSAVTAGLARGRSLRVAVGDAKKFLHRAIERQLAWQRGNIRTAALRLA; via the coding sequence ATGAGTAAGCGTGCCCCCGCTCCGCCGGTTGCGTTGACCATCGCCGGCTCCGACAATTCTTGCGGGGCCGGCATTCAGGCGGATCTCAAGACTTTCACCGCCTTCGGTGTTTACGGGCTCACGGCGGTGACCTGCGTCGTCGCGGAAGTGCCGGGTCGCGTCGAGCATGTGCAGGCCGTGAAGCCCGGTGTTCTGCGCTCGCAGATCCGCATGCTTTTCGACGCATATCCCGTCGTCGCTGTGAAAACCGGCATGCTTTATTCCCGCCCCCTTCTGCGCGTGGTCTCCGAGGAACTGGCCGACCGCATCGGTCGCTTTCACCTCGTGGTCGATCCCGTGATGGTGGCAAGCAGCGGGGACCCGTTGCTGAAGCCGGACGCGGTGCGCGCCTATGAACACGAATTGTTCCCGCTGGCGGATGTCATTACGCCGAACCTCGACGAAGCCGCCGTCCTGCTCGGACGCAAAATCCGGACGCGGCATGCGATGGATGCCGCGGCCCGGGAGTTGCATGGAAAATACAGGGCTGCGGTCCTGCTCAAAGGCGGGCATTTGCGTGGATCGCGTGCGGTGGATGTGCTCTGCGACCGCAAAGAAATCCAGGAATTCGTGCTTCCGTTCATTCCGCGCCGCGAAACCCACGGCTCCGGGTGCACGCTGTCTTCGGCTGTCACCGCCGGCCTCGCGCGCGGACGGTCCCTGCGGGTCGCGGTCGGCGATGCGAAGAAGTTTCTGCATCGCGCCATCGAACGCCAGTTGGCGTGGCAACGCGGAAACATCCGCACGGCCGCGCTGCGTTTGGCGTGA